From Oryza sativa Japonica Group chromosome 4, ASM3414082v1, one genomic window encodes:
- the LOC4335884 gene encoding BTB/POZ and MATH domain-containing protein 2: MSKLLLSEILQLDTICPSQIKAIYMPMATAPTVAGGKLLRSASAIVGGTESGQHLLEINGYSSIKDAVSIGNCVQSRHFRVGGHDWYIRYYPNGFNSNVSDCISIYLVLDGHEAHDYYYGRSIVRAELTLSLLDQEREPVTSYIYSHGLQIFDGYGRYRGSLRFIQKAVLERSEYLRDNRFTIRCDITVMKNPEAKDTGGRRVTLPPSDLARHLGGLLATGVGADVTFEVDGKTFLAHRNVLAARSPVFHQELFSLTEKGNAATGGAGVIIRVDDMEAQDFEALLHFIYTDSLPEMKGGDAVAMLPDLVAAANRYKMERLRLVCEDKLCEYVTVRTVAAMLAFAGEHQCPELEKKCLQLLEDPANLRNIVETEGLEHLTKSYPFVLKDLIAMFATKP; the protein is encoded by the coding sequence ATGTCAAAACTCCTGTTATCTGAAATTCTGCAGCTCGATACTATTTGTCCGTCCCAAATTAAAGCCATATATATGCCAATGGCCACCGCGcccaccgtcgccggcggcaaacTGCTGCGTTCCGCCTCTGCGATTGTAGGCGGCACGGAGAGCGGCCAGCACCTGCTCGAGATCAACGGCTACTCCAGCATCAAGGACGCCGTCTCCATCGGCAACTGCGTCCAGTCTCGGCATTTCCGCGTTGGCGGCCACGATTGGTACATCCGCTACTACCCCAACGGCTTCAACTCGAACGTTTCCGATTGCATATCCATCTACCTCGTCTTGGACGGCCACGAGGCCCACGACTACTATTACGGTCGCTCAATCGTGAGAGCAGAGCTCACGTTGAGCTTACTCGACCAAGAACGGGAGCCAGTGACATCCTACATCTACAGCCATGGGTTGCAAATTTTCGATGGCTACGGCCGCTATCGGGGATCTCTGCGTTTCATCCAGAAGGCCGTACTGGAGAGATCGGAGTACCTCCGGGACAACCGCTTCACGATCAGGTGTGACATCACGGTCATGAAGAATCCCGAGGCAAAGGACACTGGCGGCAGGCGGGTAACCCTGCCACCGTCGGACCTGGCCCGGCACCTCGGCGGCCTCCTCGCCACCGGAGTGGGCGCCGACGTGACGTTCGAGGTCGACGGCAAGACGTTCTTGGCGCATCGGAATGTGCTCGCGGCCCGATCCCCAGTGTTCCACCAAGAGCTTTTCTCCCTAACGGAGAAGGGGAATGCCGCGACTGGCGGTGCCGGTGTCATCATACGCGTCGACGACATGGAGGCGCAGGACTTCGAGGCTCTGCTCCACTTCATATACACCGACTCGTTGCCGGAGATGAAAGGTGGAGACGCAGTGGCGATGCTCCCAGACCTGGTCGCGGCGGCTAACAGGTATAAGATGGAGAGACTAAGGTTGGTCTGTGAAGATAAGCTATGTGAGTATGTAACTGTGAGAACCGTGGCAGCCATGTTGGCGTTTGCTGGGGAACACCAATGCCCCGAGCTTGAGAAGAAGTGCTTGCAGCTACTCGAAGATCCAGCAAATTTGAGGAACATCGTGGAGACTGAAGGTCTTGAGCATCTGACGAAAAGCTACCCCTTTGTTTTGAAGGATCTAATTGCCATGTTTGCTACAAAACCGTAG